The region AATTCGCGCGGGTGGTGTTGGTACGCGGCTATGGCCCTTGAGTCGCAAGAGCAGACCCAAACAATTTCACGCTTTGACGGGTGAACGCACAATGTTGCAGGAGGCGGTAAATCGCCTCCATTCAATGGCTAAAATAGATGATCTTTATGTCTCTACCGGCGTTGAACTATTGCATAGCCTTCGGGAACAACTGCCCGGATTACCTCCTGAAAACGCGATTGTAGAACCAGCACTCCGCAACACAGGACCTGCAGTCGGGCTTGAGTGCGCCTTGTTGGAAGCTCGTTTTCCCGGATGTACAATTGCGAGTTTGGGGTCTGATCATCACATTGGAAAACCAGAGGAATTTTGTCGGTTGCTCAAAGTAGCGGAAGACGCACTGAAGGATCGCGCCGAAACCCTGTTTGTGCTCGGTGTAAAACCAACGCGTGCAGACACTGGCTTTGGATATATACAAAAGAGCGATGTGATTGCAAAGATAGACAACGAGCCAATCTATGCCGTAGAGTCATTTACAGAAAAACCCGATACGGAAGTTGCAAAAACATATCTGGAGAGCGGTCAATATCTGTGGAATAGCAATATGTTTGTGTGGAAAGCCAGAACAATGCTGGATCTTTTTGCAAAATTTGAACCGGAGATGTATGCCCTGCTCGAACAAATTGGCACCGCTGCCAAAGAAGGACGAGAAGCAGACGTCATTACCGAGGTCTATCCGCAGATGAAAAACATCGCCATTGATCATGCGATTATCGAACGCACGTCAGATATTGCGACCCTGCAAGCCGATATTGAATGGAGCGATATCGGTGCCTGGGGCGCTTTGACAGATGTGTTACCCGTAGATGAAAATGGCAATTTACTGCGCGGCAATGTGCTATCGCTCAATGCAAAAAACACAACCGTTTATGGCAGTAAAGACAAAGTAATTGCGCTGGTTGATCTCGAAAACTTGATCGTAGTCGATACGCACGATGCCCTGCTTATTTTGCCCCGCGATAACTCTCAGCGCGTAAAAGATGTGGTCGCGGCATTGGGCGAGCGATACGTGTGATACGAAATGCGGAACGGGGTATAGCTGGCCGTCTCTCAGGCCAGTTCATCAACGAATCGATGCTCGTAAAGATTTTGGGTGGCTGGGCAGGGTTCGTCTATTCGTCTATT is a window of Gemmatimonadota bacterium DNA encoding:
- a CDS encoding sugar phosphate nucleotidyltransferase, which translates into the protein MKFVIRAGGVGTRLWPLSRKSRPKQFHALTGERTMLQEAVNRLHSMAKIDDLYVSTGVELLHSLREQLPGLPPENAIVEPALRNTGPAVGLECALLEARFPGCTIASLGSDHHIGKPEEFCRLLKVAEDALKDRAETLFVLGVKPTRADTGFGYIQKSDVIAKIDNEPIYAVESFTEKPDTEVAKTYLESGQYLWNSNMFVWKARTMLDLFAKFEPEMYALLEQIGTAAKEGREADVITEVYPQMKNIAIDHAIIERTSDIATLQADIEWSDIGAWGALTDVLPVDENGNLLRGNVLSLNAKNTTVYGSKDKVIALVDLENLIVVDTHDALLILPRDNSQRVKDVVAALGERYV